Proteins found in one Mytilus edulis chromosome 2, xbMytEdul2.2, whole genome shotgun sequence genomic segment:
- the LOC139511235 gene encoding uncharacterized protein isoform X3, producing the protein MKILILAVAFVVFAGVNCSNYRNPYIVNLQQTMCRGKQCGFEELCEIKTARCYRKPCTYETYCVPTWGSLYKGGACPAADDSSVSTIRCVGDFGCGISNNDVCCHNRNTKTSYCHTP; encoded by the exons ATGAAAATACTG attttagcGGTTGCCTTCGTTGTCTTTGCTGGTGTAAATTGCAGCAATTACAGAAATCCGTACATAGTGAATCTTCAACAAACAATGTGCAGG GGTAAACAATGTGGATTTGAAGAACTATGCGAAATCAAGACAGCGCGGTGTTATAGAAAACCATGTACTTATGAAACCTACTGTGTTCCAA CATGGGGAAGTTTATACAAGGGTGGTGCCTGTCCAGCAGCAGACGACAGCAGTGTCAGTACAATTCGGTGCGTTGGAGATTTCGGATGTGGTATAAGTAACAACGATGTTTGCTGTCATAATCGTAATACTAAAACCTCGTACTGCCACACACCTTAA
- the LOC139511234 gene encoding uncharacterized protein, protein MWDFSFQISAVLFVLFAGISCSNYRNPGIQRLKQTMCKDKSCGFEQVCEIMNVQCIMAPCPPLTKCAQTWGASSKGGTCPTADDSSASMIQCFGDFGCGLSNNDVCCHNRNTQTSYCHTP, encoded by the exons atgtgggACTTTTCGTTTCAGATTTCTgcagttttatttgttttatttgctgGTATAAGCTGTAGCAACTACAGGAATCCAGGAATCCAGCGTCTTAAACAAACCATGTGCAAG GATAAAAGCTGTGGATTTGAACAAGTATGTGAAATCATGAATGTGCAGTGTATAATGGCACCGTGTCCTCCTTTAACCAAATGTGCTCAAA CATGGGGAGCTTCATCCAAGGGTGGTACTTGTCCAACAGCAGATGACAGCAGTGCCAGTATGATTCAGTGTTTTGGAGATTTCGGATGTGGTTTAAGTAACAACGATGTTTGTTGTCATAATCGTAATACTCAAACCTCGTACTGCCACACaccttaa